In one window of Limisphaera ngatamarikiensis DNA:
- the nusG gene encoding transcription termination/antitermination protein NusG, which translates to MAGGGTLSVALPGWTPAVAAERPAWFCVRAQPRREHVAAGHLRLLREVEVFFPRIRFRRPTVRGGVWVTEALFPGYLFARFDWGRHLRWVQASPGVVCVVHFGQRWPTIPAAVVEELRRRLGEEEVKILGERLRPGDRARVMGGVLQGLEGVVDRVVPARRRVQVLLEFLGRQVSVEIPEEQVSPCSDLRLRLNVAL; encoded by the coding sequence ATGGCAGGCGGCGGGACGCTGTCGGTGGCGCTGCCCGGATGGACGCCGGCGGTTGCGGCGGAGCGTCCGGCCTGGTTCTGCGTGCGGGCCCAGCCGAGGCGGGAACACGTGGCGGCGGGGCATTTGCGGCTGCTGCGCGAGGTGGAGGTGTTCTTCCCGCGGATTCGTTTCCGGCGTCCCACGGTGCGGGGGGGCGTGTGGGTGACGGAGGCGCTCTTTCCGGGGTATCTGTTTGCGCGGTTTGACTGGGGCCGGCACCTCCGGTGGGTTCAGGCCAGTCCGGGCGTGGTCTGTGTGGTGCATTTCGGGCAGCGGTGGCCGACGATTCCGGCCGCGGTGGTGGAGGAACTGCGCAGGCGCCTGGGCGAGGAGGAGGTGAAGATCCTCGGGGAACGGTTGCGGCCGGGTGACCGGGCACGAGTGATGGGCGGTGTACTTCAGGGACTGGAGGGGGTGGTGGATCGGGTGGTGCCGGCCCGGCGCAGGGTGCAGGTGTTGTTGGAGTTTTTGGGGCGGCAGGTGAGCGTGGAGATTCCCGAGGAACAGGTCAGTCCCTGTTCGGACCTTCGGTTGCGTTTGAATGTGGCCCTGTGA